A window of Flavobacterium flavigenum contains these coding sequences:
- a CDS encoding helix-turn-helix domain-containing protein yields the protein MNRKVKFNYAFKLECVELVLKKHYSNVYVSRLKGLDESNIRKWVAFYKAYGKDGLLPRRNHNYTVDFKLKVLKAIKKESLSLRETSVKFNIADAAILLKWQKDFANFGVEALQPKPKGRPKSMSNFKRKKRKSDKPLSREEELLLEIEALRCENDLLKKLQALIQAEEAAKKRKP from the coding sequence ATGAACAGAAAAGTAAAATTCAATTATGCATTTAAGTTAGAATGTGTAGAATTAGTTTTAAAGAAACATTATTCGAACGTGTATGTTTCAAGATTGAAGGGTTTGGACGAGTCCAATATCCGTAAATGGGTAGCTTTTTATAAAGCATACGGCAAAGACGGCTTATTACCTAGAAGGAATCATAATTATACGGTTGATTTTAAGTTAAAGGTTCTAAAAGCCATTAAAAAAGAATCACTTTCCTTACGCGAGACCTCGGTGAAGTTTAATATTGCCGATGCAGCTATTCTGTTAAAATGGCAAAAAGATTTTGCTAACTTTGGAGTTGAAGCATTACAACCAAAACCCAAAGGCAGGCCCAAATCTATGAGCAATTTCAAACGTAAAAAACGCAAATCAGACAAGCCATTATCCAGGGAAGAAGAACTTCTCTTGGAAATTGAAGCCCTGCGCTGTGAGAACGATTTGCTAAAAAAGCTACAAGCCTTAATTCAAGCCGAAGAAGCAGCCAAAAAGCGCAAGCCATAA
- a CDS encoding IS3 family transposase, with protein sequence MELRHLYDLDLLLNRTNMARSSFYYYEKQNKSVDKYQIIKEFIKSIYHKHKGRYGYRRITDELNNKGITINHKTVFRLMKLLGLKSIIRIKKYKSYKGEQGKIAPNILERNFKSEAPNKKWATDITEFNVSGKKLYLSPIIDLFNQNYQL encoded by the coding sequence ATGGAATTAAGGCATTTATATGATTTAGATTTACTTTTGAATCGTACTAATATGGCACGTAGCAGTTTTTACTACTATGAAAAACAAAACAAATCTGTGGATAAGTATCAAATCATAAAAGAATTTATAAAATCCATTTATCACAAGCACAAAGGTCGTTATGGCTATAGAAGAATTACCGACGAATTGAACAATAAAGGGATAACTATCAATCATAAAACAGTTTTCAGATTGATGAAGCTATTAGGGCTAAAAAGCATTATTAGAATAAAGAAATATAAATCATATAAAGGGGAACAGGGCAAAATCGCACCTAATATTTTGGAACGCAATTTTAAATCAGAAGCTCCAAATAAAAAATGGGCAACCGACATAACCGAGTTTAATGTATCAGGAAAAAAACTATATTTATCGCCTATTATAGACTTATTCAACCAAAATTATCAGTTATGA